From the genome of Tachysurus vachellii isolate PV-2020 chromosome 2, HZAU_Pvac_v1, whole genome shotgun sequence, one region includes:
- the LOC132859954 gene encoding cadherin-20-like, with amino-acid sequence MALWALIRSAHFFSTMITVMSLVTVSQGDTGDKGMSLRPLRREKRGWVWNQFFVLEEYAEDKPLYVGKLHSDMDKGDGSVKYILSGEGAGTTFTLDDSTGDIHAVQRLDREMKDQYILRAQATHRHTGRALEPDSRFIVKIQDINDNEPKFLDGPYQATVPEMSAVGTPVIRVTAMDADDPSYGNSARVVYSVVKGQPYFSVDRHTGEVRVSLPDMDREVKGQYEVMIQAKDMAGQQGGLAGMTTVNISLSDVNDNPPHFPQKLYQISIPESAPISSIVGHVEAQDHDLGINAEMRYRLVDGDGLDAFDISTDSTNMYGVITVKQHLDFETKRSYTLKVEAANTHTDKRFSANGPFSDITMVQVSIEDVDEPPQFSAMLFYAEVREDAEIGTVLITISARDPDAANNSIQYMIDCVSDPEQYFSVEMSSGSLMTALPLDREDISWHNLTVVAMETNNPLKTANVYVNIRILDVNDNPPSITHYREAILCDSARSGQLVQSIRAIDADEPIGGQHFRYTLTPEAQKNHNFTLIDNHDNSARVLTRRSGWESPSVYHLPITVSDGGVPTQSSTHTLTIRVCECDADGDVSSCHHVEPHTLPANLSTTALTTMLTCGSIVLVMLVLMLFLSSSSISKKPFPSDEEENVRENIVHYDDEGGGEEDTVAFDITKLWKTHTEPLSYAELVLNGNKPQHVDVDINNVKLRQEKQPEIQSLSCYVSHTDAKYNSHANGSNLYGYVLAKLCEVDMDAEAPAYDSVQTYTYEGEGSIAESLSSLQSNDENEHDFDYLDEWGPRFHTLAELYGTSESNV; translated from the exons cTTCACTCAGATATGGATAAAGGAGATGGATCTGTTAAATATATTCTATCAGGAGAAGGTGCAGGAACCACATTCACACTGGATGACAGCACTG gtgatatCCACGCTGTACAGAGGTTGGATCGTGAGATGAAAGACCAGTATATTCTGCGTGCTCAAGCCACTCATCGCCACACAGGCCGTGCCCTCGAACCCGATTCCCGCTTTATAGTCAAGATCCAAGATATCAATGACAACGAGCCCAAGTTTCTGGATGGACCTTACCAGGCCACCGTTCCAGAGATGTCTGCCGTCG GTACGCCTGTGATTCGGGTCACGGCTATGGACGCTGATGACCCGTCATACGGTAACAGCGCTCGAGTGGTGTACAGCGTTGTGAAGGGACAGCCGTATTTCTCTGTGGACCGTCACACAG gtgAGGTGCGTGTGTCATTGCCTGATATGGATCGAGAGGTGAAGGGTCAATACGAGGTCATGATTCAGGCTAAAGACATGGCTGGTCAGCAGGGAGGTTTGGCAGGAATGACGACGGTCAACATATCTCTTAGCGACGTCAACGACAACCCTCCACACTTCCCTCAGA AGCTCTATCAGATAAGCATACCAGAATCTGCTCCCATCAGTTCTATAGTGGGCCATGTCGAAGCTCAAGATCACGATCTAGGAATCAACGCAGAAATGCGCTACAGACTGGTGGACGGAGATGGACTGGATGCATTTGACATCAGCACCGACTCCACCAACATGTATGGGGTCATCACTGTCAAACAG CACCTGGACTTTGAGACGAAGCGTAGCTACACTCTAAAGGTGGAGGCTGCTAACACGCACACTGACAAACGTTTCTCTGCTAACGGGCCATTTAGTGACATAACCATGGTGCAGGTGAGCATAGAGGACGTGGACGAACCGCCCCAGTTCAGCGCCATGCTTTTTTATGCTGAGGTTCGTGAAGATGCTGAAATCGGCACTGTGCTGATCACCATCTCAGCCCGAGACCCTGATGCTGCTAACAATTCCATACA GTATATGATTGATTGTGTCAGTGATCCGGAACAGTATTTCTCAGTGGAAATGTCCAGTGGTTCTCTGATGACTGCCCTTCCTCTGGACAGAGAGGATATCAGCTGGCATAATCTCACTGTGGTAGCCATGGAGACAA atAACCCACTGAAGACAGCGAATGTATACGTAAATATAAGAATTCTAGACGTCAACGATAATCCACCATCCATAACTCACTATCGCGAAGCTATCTTGTGTGACAGTGcaagatcaggacag CTGGTCCAATCAATAAGAGCCATAGATGCGGACGAGCCGATAGGAGGACAACATTTCCGGTACACACTTACTCCTGAAgcacaaaaaaatcacaacttCACCCTCATAGATAACCATG ATAACTCAGCGAGAGTCCTGACACGTCGGAGTGGCTGGGAGTCTCCGAGTGTGTACCATCTTcccatcactgtgtctgatggAGGAGTGCCAACGCAGTCCAGTACACACACCCTGACCAtccgagtgtgtgagtgtgatgcaGATGGGGATGTCTCATCTTGCCATCATGTTGAACCTCACACACTTCCCGCTAATCTGAGCACAACAGCTCTAACCACCATGCTCACCTGCGGCTCCATCGTGCTTG TGATGCTGGTGCTCATGCTGTTCCTAAGCAGTAGCAGCATTAGTAAAAAACCTTTCCCCAGTGATGAGGAGGAAAACGTGCGGGAAAACATTGTCCATTACGATGATGAAGGCGGTGGAGAGGAAGACACAGTTGCATTCGACATCACCAAGTTGtggaagacacacacagaaccgCTAAGCTACGCTGAACTAGTGCTTAACGGCAATAAACCACAACATGTTGATGTTGATATAAACAATGTAAAACTACGACAGGAAAAGCAGCCTGAGATCCAGAGTCTGTCATGCTATGTGTCTCATACAGATGCTAAGTACAACTCTCATGCTAATGGCAGTAACCTGTATGGCTACGTGCTGGCCAAGCTCTGTGAGGTGGACATGGATGCGGAAGCACCGGCATATGATTCAGTGCAGACATACACCTATGAAGGCGAGGGGTCCATCGCAGAGTCACTCAGCTCGCTGCAGTCTAACGACGAGAATGAACATGATTTTGATTATTTAGACGAGTGGGGGCCAAGATTTCATACACTCGCAGAGCTTTATGGCACCAGTGAGAGTAACGTTTAG